One window of the Capnocytophaga haemolytica genome contains the following:
- the pbpC gene encoding penicillin-binding protein 1C, whose translation MVKKHPIKSGIALLLIGWYYFCLPRQLFPEQYATVLESAEGKLLAAKIAPDEQWRFPEVDSVPYRFKMSVLYFEDEYFKYHWGVNPVSVSKALWRNIKSGKVERGGSTLTQQVVRIAREHQQRTYAEKLIEMIWATRLEFRYSKESILKLYASHAPFGGNVIGLEMAAWRYFGVAPHQLSWSECATLAVLPNAPSLIFPGKNQERLREKRDRLLKKLFTAKVIDEETYRLALTEPLPQKPHSIPQIAPHLLTYAAKKHAGERIRSTVPLALQEKVNQVVAGYYTHYSQSEVYNMAALVIDVKTRKVLAYVGNTPTDNEHQNAVDIVHAPRSTGSVLKPLLYAAMLHEGELLPTQLLPDVPTQIGGYSPQNFSNTFEGAVPANVALAKSLNIPFVWLLKQYGTYRFYDILQQLQLKDINKHPDHYGLSIILGGAESNLWDLAQAYTNLASELNEFARRQVYRTEEFQHLQYNAMAKPLTFGSDTRKMPMLRAGALYEMFDAMKEVNRPSTDVAWRYYESSRKIAWKTGTSFGNKDAWAIGATPEYVVAVWVGNATGEGRPTLTGASYAAPVLFSIFGALPPTTWFAKPYDDMREVTVCADSGFLTKEGCPQKAILTTLATKEVGQCPYHKIVHLDASGHYQVNAACEPADKIVSKEWFVLPPVMEWYYKQQHINYLPLPPTREDCRAAEGLRSLDFVYPKHQGIIYTTKDFGGKEQPFIAKAANRTGQVFWYLDATYLGSTDTFHEMQVFATKGKHILRILNEQGDERAIEILVQ comes from the coding sequence ATGGTAAAGAAGCACCCTATCAAGAGCGGCATTGCACTGCTTTTGATAGGGTGGTACTATTTCTGCCTGCCGCGACAGCTCTTCCCTGAGCAATACGCCACCGTGCTTGAGAGTGCTGAGGGCAAGCTCTTAGCTGCTAAGATAGCCCCTGATGAGCAATGGCGTTTCCCAGAGGTGGATAGTGTGCCTTACCGCTTTAAGATGTCAGTGCTCTATTTTGAAGATGAATATTTTAAGTATCATTGGGGGGTCAATCCCGTATCGGTAAGCAAGGCACTATGGCGTAATATAAAGAGTGGCAAGGTAGAGCGCGGTGGCAGTACCCTCACACAGCAGGTTGTCCGTATTGCCCGTGAGCACCAGCAGCGCACTTATGCCGAGAAGCTCATTGAGATGATCTGGGCAACGCGCTTAGAGTTCCGCTACTCCAAGGAAAGCATCTTAAAGCTCTACGCTTCGCACGCACCTTTTGGGGGAAACGTCATCGGGCTGGAAATGGCAGCTTGGCGTTACTTTGGGGTTGCCCCACACCAGCTTTCGTGGAGTGAGTGTGCCACCTTGGCAGTGCTTCCCAATGCCCCAAGCCTTATCTTCCCTGGTAAGAACCAAGAGCGGCTCCGTGAGAAGCGCGACCGCCTGCTCAAAAAGCTCTTCACAGCAAAGGTCATCGATGAGGAAACCTACCGCTTAGCCCTTACAGAGCCTTTACCTCAGAAGCCACACAGCATTCCACAGATAGCACCACACTTGCTCACTTATGCCGCTAAGAAGCACGCAGGCGAGCGCATTCGCAGTACAGTGCCGCTGGCGTTGCAGGAAAAGGTAAACCAAGTGGTAGCGGGCTATTACACCCATTACTCTCAAAGCGAAGTTTACAATATGGCGGCATTAGTTATTGATGTGAAGACGCGCAAGGTGCTCGCCTATGTGGGCAATACCCCCACCGATAACGAGCACCAGAATGCAGTGGACATTGTGCACGCTCCACGTAGTACGGGCAGTGTGCTCAAGCCTTTGCTCTACGCAGCGATGCTCCACGAGGGTGAATTGCTGCCTACACAACTCCTGCCCGATGTGCCCACACAGATAGGCGGCTATTCCCCACAGAACTTCTCCAATACCTTTGAAGGGGCGGTACCTGCCAATGTAGCCTTGGCAAAGTCGCTCAATATTCCCTTTGTATGGCTATTAAAGCAGTATGGCACTTACCGCTTTTATGATATATTACAACAGCTACAACTCAAAGACATCAACAAGCACCCCGACCATTATGGGCTTTCGATTATCCTCGGTGGGGCAGAGAGCAACCTTTGGGATTTGGCACAGGCGTATACCAACCTCGCTTCTGAACTCAATGAGTTTGCCCGCAGACAGGTGTATCGCACTGAGGAGTTTCAGCACCTGCAATACAACGCTATGGCAAAGCCTCTCACTTTTGGTAGTGATACCCGCAAAATGCCGATGCTACGCGCGGGGGCACTCTACGAGATGTTCGATGCGATGAAGGAGGTAAACCGTCCCTCGACTGATGTGGCGTGGCGTTATTATGAGTCCTCACGGAAGATAGCGTGGAAAACAGGCACCAGCTTTGGCAATAAAGATGCGTGGGCTATTGGTGCCACCCCTGAGTACGTGGTAGCCGTATGGGTAGGCAATGCCACAGGCGAGGGGCGCCCAACGCTCACAGGGGCTTCGTATGCTGCTCCTGTGCTCTTCAGCATCTTTGGGGCACTGCCACCAACCACCTGGTTTGCCAAGCCTTATGATGATATGCGTGAGGTAACCGTGTGTGCCGATTCAGGCTTCTTAACCAAAGAAGGCTGTCCGCAAAAGGCAATCCTCACCACCTTAGCCACCAAGGAAGTAGGGCAATGCCCCTACCATAAGATAGTGCACTTAGATGCCTCTGGTCATTACCAAGTAAATGCCGCCTGTGAGCCTGCGGATAAGATTGTAAGTAAGGAGTGGTTTGTGTTGCCCCCTGTGATGGAGTGGTACTACAAGCAGCAGCACATCAACTACTTGCCTCTGCCCCCTACCCGTGAGGATTGTAGGGCAGCCGAGGGTTTGCGCTCATTGGATTTCGTCTACCCCAAGCATCAAGGCATCATTTACACCACTAAGGATTTCGGAGGTAAAGAGCAGCCCTTTATAGCCAAAGCTGCCAACCGCACGGGACAAGTGTTCTGGTACTTAGATGCTACTTACTTAGGCAGCACCGATACCTTCCACGAGATGCAGGTCTTCGCCACTAAGGGTAAGCACATACTGCGCATCCTCAATGAGCAGGGTGATGAACGTGCCATAGAGATATTAGTACAGTAA
- a CDS encoding lytic transglycosylase domain-containing protein has translation MRLKDNPKVKKYDEKWLKELSNSDLYFQMSEDIAATPTDVSYDELSTEVLKKRLEKLNQKTPFNIEYNPVLEQVIKSFLKNRRSSLERLMSLSDYYFPMFEQEMSNQKIPLEMKYLAIIESALNPKARSRAGATGLWQFMYSTGRGYGLEVNNYVDERSDPVRSTKAAAKYLNELYKVFGDWDLVLAAYNSGPGNVTKAIRRSNGKQNYWNLRPYLPRETAGYVPAFLATLYIFEYAKEHGFRPQKRTNHLFQTDTIRVKQAVPFKDIADLTGMSVEEIQFFNPSYQLDVVPYVEGRNYALRLPISEIGKFVENEDLIYAYLNEEKEHLEKPLPTVVRGEQYASRNNKKTVYTVKRGDNLGRIASRYGVTVSNLKRWNRMKSTHIRVGQRLVIYK, from the coding sequence ATGCGGTTAAAGGATAACCCGAAAGTGAAGAAGTACGATGAAAAGTGGCTTAAGGAGCTGTCAAACTCCGATTTGTACTTCCAGATGAGTGAGGATATTGCTGCTACACCTACTGATGTGAGCTATGACGAGCTGAGCACTGAGGTACTGAAAAAGCGCTTGGAGAAGCTCAACCAAAAGACGCCTTTCAATATTGAGTACAACCCTGTTTTAGAGCAGGTTATTAAATCTTTCTTAAAGAATAGACGTTCCTCGCTCGAGCGCCTGATGAGCTTAAGCGATTACTACTTCCCGATGTTTGAGCAGGAGATGAGCAACCAAAAGATCCCTCTTGAAATGAAATACTTAGCGATCATAGAGTCGGCTTTGAACCCTAAAGCGCGTTCGCGTGCGGGTGCTACTGGCTTATGGCAGTTTATGTATTCGACAGGTAGGGGCTATGGTTTGGAAGTGAACAACTACGTTGATGAGCGCAGTGATCCTGTTCGCTCGACCAAGGCGGCAGCTAAGTACTTAAACGAGCTGTACAAGGTGTTCGGTGACTGGGACTTAGTGCTGGCGGCTTACAATTCAGGTCCTGGGAATGTGACTAAAGCTATACGCCGCTCAAACGGCAAGCAGAACTACTGGAATTTGCGTCCGTATTTACCGCGAGAGACTGCGGGCTACGTGCCTGCTTTCTTGGCGACGCTTTACATCTTTGAATATGCTAAAGAACACGGTTTCAGACCACAAAAGCGTACTAATCACCTTTTTCAGACGGATACGATCAGGGTGAAGCAGGCGGTGCCTTTTAAAGATATTGCTGACCTGACGGGGATGAGCGTTGAGGAGATCCAGTTCTTCAACCCTTCGTACCAGTTGGATGTAGTGCCTTATGTGGAAGGGCGTAATTATGCCTTGCGATTGCCCATCTCTGAGATAGGTAAATTCGTAGAGAATGAAGATCTTATCTACGCGTATCTCAATGAGGAGAAGGAGCATCTGGAGAAACCGCTCCCTACGGTGGTAAGGGGTGAGCAATACGCTTCAAGGAACAACAAGAAGACTGTTTACACGGTGAAGAGAGGTGATAACTTGGGGAGGATTGCTTCGCGCTATGGGGTTACTGTCTCGAACCTCAAGCGGTGGAACCGTATGAAGAGCACTCACATACGTGTGGGGCAACGATTGGTGATTTATAAATAG
- a CDS encoding geranylgeranylglycerol-phosphate geranylgeranyltransferase, which translates to MRKKHILLKFLGLFSAVRGYNIAIVCLAQYLAAIFVLSSQSWREVLLDERLFTLVWAGSLAIAGGYIINGFYDTEKDLINKPFKAMIDRLVSQNTRLTLYFLLNFLSVIVASYVSFRAVVFFSLYIFGMWLYSHRLKRLPLWGNLCSAALAIVPFFAVFVYYKNFDRAIFFHATLIYLLLLLKEFVKDLENIKGDLVHNYQTIPVRYGERFSKGMITLCVLLCFIPMGVLTAHFSIGKLWYYFIFTGVCLLLLLVVLWSSNSRRGYAFLHQLIKVILVLGIFSVGLLGLKG; encoded by the coding sequence ATGAGGAAGAAACATATATTACTTAAATTCTTAGGGTTGTTTTCGGCTGTGCGAGGTTACAACATTGCCATTGTGTGCTTGGCGCAGTATTTGGCGGCTATCTTCGTGCTTTCGTCGCAGTCGTGGCGTGAAGTGCTGCTTGATGAGCGGCTCTTTACACTGGTGTGGGCGGGCTCTTTGGCTATCGCGGGGGGCTATATCATCAATGGTTTTTATGACACCGAGAAAGACCTTATTAACAAGCCTTTTAAAGCGATGATTGACCGCTTAGTGAGCCAGAACACAAGGCTTACGCTTTACTTTTTGCTGAACTTTCTCTCGGTGATTGTAGCGAGCTATGTGTCCTTCCGTGCGGTGGTATTCTTCTCGCTCTACATCTTCGGGATGTGGCTTTACTCGCACCGCTTGAAGCGTTTACCGTTGTGGGGCAACTTGTGCTCAGCTGCCTTAGCGATTGTGCCTTTCTTTGCTGTTTTTGTGTATTATAAGAACTTCGACAGGGCGATTTTCTTTCACGCTACGCTGATTTACTTATTACTTTTGCTCAAAGAGTTCGTCAAAGATTTAGAGAATATCAAGGGTGACTTGGTGCACAACTATCAAACGATCCCTGTGCGCTACGGCGAGCGTTTTTCTAAGGGTATGATAACACTATGTGTACTGCTGTGCTTTATCCCTATGGGGGTGCTGACGGCGCATTTCAGTATTGGGAAGTTGTGGTATTACTTCATCTTCACAGGGGTATGCCTGTTGCTATTGCTCGTCGTGCTTTGGAGTAGCAACTCACGCAGAGGCTACGCTTTTTTACATCAACTGATAAAGGTCATCTTAGTGCTGGGCATTTTCAGCGTGGGGCTTTTAGGGTTAAAAGGGTAG